A portion of the Bacillus sp. es.034 genome contains these proteins:
- a CDS encoding cytochrome c oxidase subunit 3 has product MNQHAFEIDQQQDKKLAMWFFIAAEVVIFASLFGVYLTLKSHLSDGPSSEEMLELKSVVISTVLLLSSSFTIYACVSSSEKGKTKQTLLLLLLTLLLGGIFLIMEAREFFHYHEKGFELDTSPFLSSFYLLVGTHGMHVLAGVIWMGILLIHFGVKGVCRETSSRLSVFSLYWHFVDLVWVLIFTLVYLFGKVG; this is encoded by the coding sequence ATGAATCAACACGCATTCGAAATCGATCAACAGCAGGACAAGAAGCTCGCCATGTGGTTCTTTATTGCCGCGGAGGTTGTCATCTTCGCCTCCCTTTTCGGGGTGTATCTAACCCTCAAATCCCATCTATCAGACGGTCCATCCAGTGAAGAAATGCTGGAGTTGAAGAGTGTCGTGATCTCGACGGTCCTTCTTCTATCAAGCAGCTTCACCATCTATGCCTGTGTCAGCTCGAGTGAAAAGGGAAAAACGAAGCAGACGCTCCTTCTATTACTACTGACCCTTCTCCTAGGAGGCATCTTTTTGATAATGGAAGCAAGGGAGTTCTTCCATTATCATGAAAAAGGTTTTGAACTGGACACCAGTCCATTCCTATCCTCCTTTTATCTACTGGTCGGGACCCACGGAATGCATGTCCTGGCAGGAGTCATCTGGATGGGGATCTTACTCATCCACTTTGGGGTAAAAGGGGTTTGCCGGGAAACATCCTCAAGACTTTCGGTGTTCTCCCTTTATTGGCACTTCGTGGATCTCGTATGGGTCTTGATCTTCACCCTCGTCTATCTGTTTGGAAAGGTGGGATAA
- a CDS encoding general stress protein yields the protein MSNSNNNSNNNNGKMSYEEAGRKGGEQTAKNHDKEFYQEIGEKGGEATSDNHDKKFYQEIGAKGGSQSSNSSNSNSGSSNSSNSSNSSNSSNSLNSNNSNSNNN from the coding sequence ATGTCAAACAGTAACAACAACAGCAACAATAACAACGGTAAAATGAGTTACGAAGAAGCCGGACGTAAAGGCGGAGAACAGACAGCAAAGAATCATGACAAAGAATTCTACCAGGAGATTGGTGAAAAAGGTGGGGAAGCCACTTCAGATAATCATGATAAGAAATTTTATCAGGAAATCGGAGCGAAAGGCGGAAGCCAGTCCAGCAACTCAAGCAATAGCAACTCGGGTAGCTCAAACAGCTCAAACAGCTCAAACAGCTCAAACAGCTCAAACAGCTTAAACAGCAATAATTCAAACAGCAACAATAACTAA
- a CDS encoding MFS transporter translates to MEYIMRGTQAFKNANLALFAGGFSTFAILWGTQPLLPEIAREFNVSPATSSLSQSSTTIALAISLLIAGSLSDVYGRKSVMTFSLLASSILAICTGFASGFHMLVLGRILQGITLAGLPAVAMAYLGEEIEAKSLGMAMGLYISGNSIGGMSGRIISGVLTDYFNWHIALMGIGVISLLSSIIFIMLLPRSAHFEPQNFKLTSLAGSLFSQFKVPGLTYLFSIGFLLMGGFVSLYNYIGFELIAPPYSLSQTVVGFIFIVYIVGTFSSTWMGMLADQYGKKKILALSLVIMLTGVVTTLHPNLWVKIIGIAVFTYGFFAGHSIASSWVGRLAVHDKAQASALYLSAYYAGSSVGGTVSGSFYHQWNWQGVVWMIVTLSVISIGISMGLGKRENVRST, encoded by the coding sequence ATGGAATACATCATGCGGGGAACCCAGGCGTTCAAGAATGCAAACCTGGCTTTGTTTGCAGGAGGCTTCAGTACGTTCGCGATTCTGTGGGGGACCCAGCCCCTGCTTCCTGAGATCGCCCGTGAGTTCAATGTCTCCCCGGCCACATCGAGTCTCAGCCAATCGTCCACCACCATCGCCCTGGCGATCAGTCTTTTGATTGCGGGATCGTTATCAGATGTGTACGGCCGGAAATCCGTCATGACCTTCTCATTACTGGCTTCTTCCATCCTAGCCATCTGTACGGGATTTGCATCAGGCTTCCATATGCTCGTCCTCGGCAGGATCCTCCAGGGGATTACGCTTGCAGGTCTGCCCGCCGTCGCCATGGCTTATCTGGGTGAAGAAATCGAAGCGAAAAGTCTCGGAATGGCCATGGGATTGTACATCAGCGGAAACTCCATCGGGGGCATGTCCGGCCGGATCATCAGCGGCGTCCTGACCGATTATTTCAACTGGCATATTGCACTGATGGGAATCGGGGTCATCAGCCTGCTTTCAAGCATCATCTTTATCATGCTGCTTCCGAGGTCTGCCCATTTCGAACCCCAGAACTTTAAGCTCACGTCCCTGGCAGGATCCCTGTTCAGTCAGTTCAAGGTCCCGGGCCTCACATATCTTTTCTCCATCGGATTTCTCTTGATGGGCGGATTCGTCTCACTCTACAATTACATCGGATTCGAGCTGATCGCACCACCCTACTCACTCAGCCAGACCGTCGTCGGCTTCATCTTCATCGTCTACATCGTCGGCACCTTCAGCTCCACGTGGATGGGGATGCTCGCAGATCAATACGGAAAAAAGAAAATACTGGCCTTATCGCTCGTCATCATGTTAACAGGCGTCGTGACGACCCTGCACCCGAATCTATGGGTGAAAATCATCGGAATCGCCGTCTTCACATACGGATTCTTCGCCGGACACTCCATCGCCAGCAGCTGGGTCGGACGATTAGCCGTCCATGACAAAGCACAGGCTTCCGCCCTTTACTTGTCCGCCTATTATGCGGGCTCAAGCGTGGGCGGTACCGTGAGTGGCAGCTTCTATCACCAGTGGAACTGGCAGGGCGTGGTGTGGATGATCGTCACCCTCTCTGTTATATCGATTGGGATATCAATGGGGTTGGGAAAGAGGGAGAATGTGCGATCCACATAA
- a CDS encoding phosphatase, protein MKRLWIGLTCLMVSAILYGSTLIAATVYSGLLMGDGGLGWDFRYGVFGTALIEVGTLPSVLAVIAAGTGIVLILLEFRMHMAGNEEQPKEIDG, encoded by the coding sequence ATGAAACGATTGTGGATTGGGTTAACCTGTTTGATGGTCAGTGCGATTCTTTATGGGTCGACACTTATAGCGGCTACGGTTTATTCCGGCTTGCTGATGGGAGATGGCGGACTCGGATGGGACTTTCGGTACGGTGTATTCGGAACCGCGTTGATTGAGGTTGGGACCTTACCATCGGTGTTGGCGGTGATTGCAGCGGGAACGGGAATCGTGTTGATTCTGTTGGAATTCCGAATGCACATGGCAGGAAATGAGGAGCAACCTAAGGAGATAGATGGATGA
- a CDS encoding GNAT family N-acetyltransferase, translating into MRPEIIPFDLKYAKETVAMWRESKERAIGQKEKHSVESHLYFLTNILPRQYQVDLALINGKVAGMAAYNETEISQLYLHVDYQGLGIGQMLLDKAKAKSSGCLTLYTFEVNENARRFYEKNGFVVIGRGHENEENLPDIQYEWRQT; encoded by the coding sequence ATGAGACCAGAAATCATTCCCTTTGACCTGAAGTATGCCAAGGAAACCGTGGCCATGTGGCGGGAAAGTAAGGAGCGGGCCATTGGGCAAAAGGAAAAACATAGTGTGGAAAGTCACCTCTATTTTTTAACCAACATCCTGCCTCGGCAGTACCAAGTTGATCTGGCACTTATAAATGGAAAAGTAGCCGGAATGGCCGCCTATAATGAAACTGAAATCAGTCAGCTATACCTTCACGTTGATTATCAAGGACTCGGAATCGGTCAGATGTTATTGGATAAAGCAAAGGCGAAGTCAAGCGGGTGCTTGACCCTGTACACCTTTGAAGTGAATGAGAACGCCCGGAGGTTTTATGAAAAGAACGGGTTTGTGGTGATCGGAAGAGGTCACGAAAACGAGGAGAATCTGCCGGATATTCAGTATGAATGGAGACAGACATGA
- the blaOXA gene encoding class D beta-lactamase — MKRIAALVMSMVLIVIGATYADAKTNVQSEITDMLNGKDATIVIRNLKTDKEFIYNKERSERRYTPESTYKVPHALIGLSTGAVRDEYEVKRWDGTVREFPDWNRNHTLASGMRYSVIWYYQSMARDIGEERMQENLEKMDYGNEDISGRIDSFWLDSSLKISAREQSDFFEDLVEESLPYDKQQMRTVKRIMINDEQDDYIIHGKTGTRLSDFGLGWYTGYVETDKGEWVFAVNLGGSGTEAKNLTVEVLEKLHIIPEE; from the coding sequence ATGAAGAGAATCGCTGCACTGGTCATGAGTATGGTCCTGATCGTCATAGGAGCGACGTATGCCGACGCCAAAACCAATGTTCAATCGGAAATCACAGACATGCTGAATGGAAAAGACGCGACCATCGTCATCCGCAACCTGAAGACAGACAAGGAATTCATTTACAACAAGGAGAGAAGCGAGCGGAGATATACTCCGGAGTCAACGTATAAAGTGCCCCACGCCTTGATTGGATTGTCGACGGGAGCTGTCAGGGATGAATATGAGGTGAAGCGGTGGGACGGAACAGTGAGGGAGTTCCCGGACTGGAATCGGAATCACACCCTCGCTTCCGGCATGAGATACTCCGTCATCTGGTACTATCAGTCCATGGCCCGTGATATCGGGGAGGAGAGGATGCAGGAAAACCTTGAAAAGATGGATTATGGGAACGAAGATATCTCTGGTCGCATCGACTCCTTCTGGCTCGACAGCAGTCTGAAAATATCGGCCCGGGAGCAGTCGGACTTTTTCGAAGATCTGGTGGAAGAAAGCCTGCCTTATGACAAACAGCAGATGAGAACCGTGAAGCGGATCATGATCAATGACGAGCAGGACGACTATATCATCCACGGCAAAACCGGGACCCGGTTGTCGGATTTCGGACTCGGCTGGTACACGGGGTATGTGGAAACCGATAAGGGAGAGTGGGTATTCGCCGTCAATTTGGGTGGAAGCGGGACGGAAGCGAAGAATCTGACGGTAGAGGTGCTGGAGAAACTGCACATCATTCCGGAAGAATAA
- a CDS encoding PLP-dependent aminotransferase family protein, which translates to MPHAKFEEIIHYIEELAESGHLKPGTRLPSIRSLAGEFSCSLNTVIKAYKVLEFSHRIYAVSKSGYYLVEDYPYKKQTGSAVPAYDFLSAGPDKHAMPYLDYKHCMNQAIDRYKEDMFTYSDLLGLPSLREELARHLRDLQVFTDPSRIAVTTGSQQALHLLIRLPFPNGKRTILTEQPAHPSFIESVRDQPCLGIDIGRDGPDLEQLEAIFQNEEIKFFYLVSRFHNPTGHSYTNEERRKIVELAERYDVYIVEDDYMGDLDPDLKQDPMFAYQPNGRVIYTKSFSKTLLPGLRLGLAVLPTELIEGFTRAKFAADVHTPVITQGALEIYLKNGMFGAHIEKIRDLYRKKGEVLCGAYRAFMREGTFYTCPASGFYSTVRLPSSLKAGDLIQRLKEKNVLTQSTKSMYLKEFIRYDELRLSVSHVEDHMISEGVALMAETIQEMMIERKKGVMWR; encoded by the coding sequence GTGCCCCATGCCAAATTTGAAGAGATCATCCATTATATAGAGGAGCTTGCCGAGTCCGGTCACCTCAAGCCCGGGACCCGCCTGCCGTCGATCAGATCCCTTGCAGGCGAGTTCTCATGCAGCTTGAATACTGTTATCAAAGCCTACAAAGTACTAGAGTTCAGCCACAGGATTTATGCCGTGAGTAAAAGCGGCTATTACCTGGTTGAAGATTATCCTTATAAAAAACAGACCGGTTCAGCAGTACCCGCCTATGACTTCCTATCCGCCGGTCCCGACAAACATGCCATGCCCTATCTCGACTACAAGCACTGCATGAACCAGGCCATCGATCGGTACAAGGAAGACATGTTCACTTATTCCGACCTGCTCGGGCTTCCCTCCCTGCGCGAAGAACTCGCCCGCCATCTCCGGGATCTACAGGTGTTTACCGATCCTTCACGCATTGCCGTCACAACGGGATCCCAGCAGGCACTCCATCTCTTGATCCGCCTCCCATTCCCGAACGGCAAGCGGACCATCCTGACCGAACAGCCTGCCCATCCGAGTTTCATAGAATCAGTGAGGGACCAGCCCTGTCTGGGGATTGATATTGGGAGGGACGGACCTGACCTGGAGCAGCTCGAAGCCATTTTTCAAAACGAAGAGATTAAATTCTTCTATCTTGTCTCGAGATTTCATAATCCCACCGGACATAGTTACACGAACGAAGAAAGAAGGAAGATCGTTGAGCTCGCTGAAAGGTATGATGTGTATATCGTGGAGGACGATTATATGGGTGACCTCGATCCCGATTTGAAGCAGGATCCCATGTTTGCCTATCAACCGAACGGGAGGGTCATCTATACAAAAAGCTTTTCTAAAACCCTATTGCCGGGTCTGCGTCTCGGCCTCGCCGTCCTTCCAACTGAGTTGATCGAAGGATTCACACGTGCCAAGTTTGCCGCTGACGTCCATACACCGGTCATCACCCAGGGGGCTCTGGAAATCTATTTAAAAAACGGAATGTTCGGTGCCCATATTGAGAAAATCCGGGATCTGTACCGGAAAAAGGGAGAGGTGCTTTGCGGGGCATATCGTGCTTTTATGCGGGAGGGGACGTTCTATACATGCCCTGCATCGGGGTTCTACTCCACGGTGAGGCTGCCTTCTTCATTGAAAGCGGGTGATCTCATCCAACGGTTAAAGGAGAAAAACGTCTTGACACAGAGCACCAAATCCATGTATCTGAAGGAATTCATAAGATATGATGAGCTCCGGCTCAGTGTGTCCCATGTAGAGGATCATATGATTAGCGAAGGCGTTGCACTGATGGCAGAAACCATTCAGGAAATGATGATTGAGCGAAAAAAAGGGGTGATGTGGAGATAG
- a CDS encoding acyl-CoA thioesterase, whose product MPNKKHPKESLVVSTDQVMINDLNNYNTLFGGVLMKKLDNNATLSARRHARVKECVTASTDSIDFLYPIHQSDSVCVESFVSYVGNKSMEIFCKVIAEDMITGERRMAATAFLTFVALDENKNPVKVPEIVPETEEERFLFESGKERAERRRVRRKQSKILNDIIGLEKPWNMGGEAS is encoded by the coding sequence ATGCCAAACAAGAAGCATCCGAAAGAGAGTCTGGTCGTCAGTACGGACCAGGTTATGATCAATGATTTAAACAACTACAATACCCTGTTCGGTGGGGTTTTGATGAAGAAGCTTGATAACAATGCTACGCTATCCGCTAGACGTCACGCACGGGTGAAGGAATGTGTGACGGCGTCAACCGATTCCATTGACTTTCTGTATCCGATCCATCAAAGTGATTCCGTTTGCGTTGAATCTTTCGTGTCCTATGTGGGGAATAAATCGATGGAAATCTTCTGCAAAGTGATTGCCGAAGATATGATCACAGGTGAGAGACGAATGGCGGCGACCGCTTTCCTAACCTTTGTCGCACTTGATGAAAATAAAAATCCCGTCAAGGTACCTGAAATCGTACCGGAAACAGAAGAAGAGAGATTCTTGTTCGAATCAGGAAAAGAACGTGCGGAAAGAAGAAGGGTCCGCCGCAAGCAGAGCAAGATCCTGAATGACATCATCGGTCTCGAAAAACCTTGGAACATGGGAGGGGAGGCATCATGA
- a CDS encoding LysR family transcriptional regulator yields MDIRHLKYFIEVTRFKSFTRAADHLFVTQPTISKMIRNLEDELGVELFDRSRKQLVLTDAGRAILTQAQTIDKAFENVQHELDDLIGLQRGHIRIGLPPIMDAGQFIKVLGEFHALYPGITFQLIENGTKRIEEDILADQLDVGVGVLPAAEEDFHHFSFMREELRVVVPRTHRLADRKQVKLMELEDEQLILFNKDFALNDRIREACKEAGFLPKVVSESSQWDFIGKMIEAKLGISILPYSVYEQLKEDLVSIRVVKPVIEWDLAIIWRKNQYLSYATKEWLTFTQERLMGGISD; encoded by the coding sequence GTGGACATCAGACACTTAAAATATTTTATAGAAGTAACGAGATTCAAGAGTTTCACCCGTGCGGCGGATCATTTGTTTGTGACGCAGCCGACAATCAGTAAGATGATTCGGAACTTAGAGGATGAGCTTGGTGTTGAGCTGTTCGACCGTTCCCGGAAGCAGCTTGTGCTGACGGATGCGGGACGGGCGATTTTGACGCAGGCGCAGACAATCGATAAGGCGTTCGAGAATGTCCAGCATGAGCTTGATGACCTAATCGGCCTGCAGCGGGGGCATATCCGCATCGGACTGCCACCAATCATGGATGCGGGTCAGTTCATCAAGGTTCTGGGGGAGTTCCATGCGCTCTATCCGGGCATCACGTTCCAGCTGATCGAGAACGGGACGAAGCGGATTGAAGAAGATATCCTTGCCGATCAACTGGATGTCGGCGTCGGGGTGTTGCCTGCAGCAGAGGAGGATTTTCATCATTTTTCCTTTATGAGGGAAGAACTTCGGGTCGTGGTGCCGAGGACGCACCGGTTAGCGGACAGGAAGCAAGTGAAATTAATGGAACTCGAGGATGAGCAGCTCATTCTTTTTAACAAGGACTTCGCTTTGAATGACCGGATCCGCGAGGCGTGTAAAGAAGCAGGTTTCCTTCCGAAAGTGGTGTCTGAAAGCTCTCAATGGGACTTCATCGGCAAGATGATCGAGGCTAAACTTGGGATTTCGATCCTGCCTTACAGCGTCTATGAGCAGTTGAAGGAGGATTTGGTCTCCATCCGTGTCGTCAAACCTGTCATCGAATGGGACCTCGCCATCATTTGGAGGAAAAATCAATACTTATCGTATGCCACGAAAGAGTGGCTCACCTTTACCCAGGAACGATTAATGGGGGGCATTTCCGACTGA
- a CDS encoding RNA polymerase alpha subunit C-terminal domain-containing protein, with amino-acid sequence MTSKENVKTCENGHTFVKKSDCPTCPVCEKERKPDSGFLSVLSSPARRALANNGITTLEELAGFSEKEILAFHGMGPSSIPKLRKALGEKGLGFRGER; translated from the coding sequence ATGACTTCCAAGGAAAACGTGAAGACATGTGAAAACGGACATACCTTTGTGAAAAAAAGTGATTGTCCGACCTGTCCAGTTTGTGAAAAAGAACGGAAACCTGACAGTGGATTTCTATCTGTGCTCTCAAGCCCGGCGAGAAGAGCGTTGGCGAATAACGGGATCACGACGCTTGAAGAGCTGGCTGGATTCAGTGAGAAGGAGATTCTTGCTTTTCACGGGATGGGACCGTCTTCGATACCGAAGCTTCGGAAGGCGCTTGGGGAGAAAGGGTTGGGGTTTAGAGGGGAGAGGTGA
- a CDS encoding sialidase family protein: protein MKYIMIGTACLMVIGIIAGTYFFEKEPNVSKPETPEISDPGPPPLQSVDEAAPVGYSLQQDQLQITYNNGEKWIQVPMEKENLFQGEYSGSEDELIEDSYILTEDLAAFLYARDYSVDKSVQLVFSKDKGKTWEDAKVTPASPPIRFRKVGFLNESFGYVILSADRTMSQEMVTVYLSKDGGKTWKEMPRPDITRLIYDGGFVDEDTGFLSFGILNPEEPDLHITQDGGKSWSKATMEIPDQYKRIFVIAEVPFKEEDHLAVYVNQGPNGDYEGGKVKGKFISEDQGRTWSFQEEVQPDE, encoded by the coding sequence GTGAAATACATCATGATCGGAACGGCTTGTCTGATGGTCATCGGGATCATCGCAGGCACGTACTTTTTTGAAAAAGAGCCTAATGTAAGCAAACCTGAGACGCCGGAAATAAGTGATCCCGGTCCCCCTCCACTTCAATCGGTGGATGAAGCTGCACCTGTCGGATATTCGCTTCAACAGGATCAGCTGCAGATCACCTACAACAATGGAGAGAAGTGGATTCAAGTACCTATGGAAAAGGAAAATTTATTCCAAGGGGAGTATTCCGGGAGTGAGGACGAGCTGATAGAGGATAGTTATATCTTGACAGAAGATCTTGCTGCCTTCTTATATGCCCGTGATTATTCAGTGGATAAAAGCGTCCAATTGGTTTTTTCAAAGGACAAAGGAAAGACATGGGAAGATGCCAAGGTCACACCGGCTTCCCCGCCCATCCGTTTCAGGAAGGTCGGCTTTCTCAATGAATCCTTCGGCTATGTGATCCTCTCTGCCGACCGGACGATGTCACAGGAAATGGTCACCGTCTACTTATCGAAAGACGGCGGAAAGACGTGGAAGGAGATGCCCCGACCGGACATCACCCGGCTCATCTATGACGGAGGATTTGTCGACGAAGACACCGGCTTCCTCTCATTCGGCATCCTTAACCCCGAAGAACCGGATCTTCACATCACACAGGACGGCGGAAAATCGTGGAGCAAGGCAACGATGGAGATCCCGGATCAATATAAAAGGATCTTTGTCATAGCGGAAGTACCATTCAAAGAAGAAGATCACCTGGCCGTCTACGTCAATCAAGGTCCGAACGGTGACTATGAAGGCGGAAAAGTAAAAGGGAAATTCATCTCAGAGGATCAGGGACGGACCTGGTCATTCCAGGAGGAGGTACAGCCGGATGAATAA
- a CDS encoding non-canonical purine NTP pyrophosphatase, whose product MITTKEKTKKEIIFVTTNKGKIATAQKELANIKVLPIEAELSEPRSDDIKEIAKQKVLQAYAIVKKPCIALDSGFFISALNGFPRAYVNHMLDTIGIEGILKLMHGEENRACEFRSCLAYYDGEEMRFFESKSPGVISEKIRGHENVNSWSDLWYIFIPRHFHKTMAEFDEGDFIEYNRVKEDSGMKKFGEWFSGR is encoded by the coding sequence GTGATAACAACGAAAGAGAAAACCAAGAAAGAAATCATCTTCGTCACCACCAACAAAGGCAAAATCGCAACTGCTCAAAAGGAGTTGGCGAACATAAAGGTGTTGCCGATCGAGGCAGAATTAAGTGAACCGAGAAGTGACGACATCAAGGAAATTGCGAAACAAAAAGTGTTGCAGGCGTACGCCATCGTAAAAAAGCCATGTATTGCGCTGGACTCCGGTTTTTTCATCTCGGCATTAAATGGATTCCCGAGGGCATATGTGAATCATATGCTGGACACGATCGGCATCGAGGGGATTTTAAAGCTGATGCACGGGGAGGAGAACAGAGCATGTGAATTCAGGTCCTGTCTGGCTTACTATGACGGGGAGGAAATGAGATTCTTTGAGAGTAAATCTCCTGGCGTCATCTCAGAAAAAATACGGGGACACGAGAATGTGAATAGCTGGTCTGATCTTTGGTATATCTTTATTCCGCGCCATTTTCATAAAACGATGGCTGAATTTGATGAAGGTGATTTTATCGAATACAACCGGGTGAAAGAGGATTCGGGGATGAAAAAGTTTGGGGAATGGTTTTCGGGTCGGTAG